In Phocoena sinus isolate mPhoSin1 chromosome X, mPhoSin1.pri, whole genome shotgun sequence, a genomic segment contains:
- the LOC116747658 gene encoding spindlin-2 — protein MKTPNSQEAEGQQTRAVAGRATGSANMTKRKASQKKQRGRPSSQPRRNIVGCRISHGWKEGDEPITQWKGTVLDQVPINPSLYLVKYDGIDCVYGLELHRDERVLSLKILSDRVASSQVSDANLANTIIGKAVEHMFEGEHGSKDEWRGMVLAQAPIMKAWFYITYEKDPVLYMYQLLDDYKEGDLRIMPESSESPPAEREPGGVVDGLIGKHVEYTKEDGSKRIGMVIHQVEAKPSVYFIKFDDDFHIYVYDLVKKS, from the coding sequence ATGAAAACCCCCAACTCGCAGGAGGCCGAAGGGCAACAAACCAGGGCAGTTGCAGGACGGGCCACTGGGTCTGCAAACATGACAAAGAGAAAAGCCTCCCAAAAGAAACAGAGAGGCAGACCTTCGTCCCAGCCCCGCAGGAACATCGTGGGCTGCAGGATTTCACACGGATGGAAGGAAGGCGATGAGCCCATCACCCAGTGGAAAGGAACCGTTCTGGATCAGGTGCCTATAAATCCTTCTCTTTATCTGGTGAAATATGATGGAATTGACTGTGTCTATGGACTGGAACTTCACAGAGATGAAAGAGTTTTGTCTCTTAAAATTCTTTCCGACAGGGTGGCATCATCTCAAGTCAGTGATGCAAACCTTGCAAATACCATAATTGGTAAAGCTGTGGAACATATGTTTGAGGGTGAGCATGGTTCTAAGGATGAATGGAGAGGAATGGTCTTGGCCCAAGCACCTATCATGAAAGCCTGGTTTTATATTACCTATGAGAAAGATCCTGTCTTGTACATGTACCAGCTTCTAGATGATTATAAAGAAGGAGACCTCCGTATCATGCCAGAGTCCAGTGAGTCTCCTCCAGcagagagggagccaggaggagTTGTAGATGGCCTGATAGGTAAACATGTGGAATATACCAAAGAAGATGGCTCCAAACGGATCGGCATGGTCATTCACCAAGTGGAAGCCAAACCCTCTGTGTATTTCATCAAGTTTGATGATGATTTCCATATCTATGTCTATGATTTGGTGAAAAAGTCCTAA